The DNA sequence AACGCGCTGCTGCCCCTGCGCACGCCGCCGGCCTCGGTCTTCGCCACCGGCTGGGGCACGACCGCGGACCCGGTGCCGCACCGGCTCGCCACCGCCGTCGGCCGCCGTTCGACGACGGCGAGCGCCCTGGTCACGGGCGCGAACCCGAACCAGGCGACGATCGAGCAGGCCGTCGCGGGCGCGCAAGCCGCCGAGCTGACGGTCGTCGCGACCAACAAGGCCTGGACCGACGTCGGGCAGCAGAACCTGGTGCGGGCGCTGCTGGCCACCGGGAAACCGGTCGTCGTCATCGCGGTCCGCGACCCGTACGACATCGCGTACTTCCCGCAGGCGCAGACCTACCTCGCGACCTACTCCTACACCGAGGTCTCGGTGGAGTCGGCGGTGCGGGTGCTGTACGGGGAGAACGTCCCGGTCGGGAAGCTGCCCGTGACGATCCCGGTCGCGGGTGATCCGTCGACCGCGCTGCACCCGTTCGGCCACGGCCTGACCTGGGAGGGGTGACCGGTGCGCCGACTGCTGACCGCCGTCCTGTGCGGGCTGCTCGTGGCGAGCCCGACCGCGGCGGCCGAACCCGCCGCCCCGACCGTGCCCCTGGCGGTGATGTCGTACAACATCCACACCGGCATCGGCGTGGACGGCCGGCTCGACCTGGCCCGGGTGGCGGCCGACATCACCGCGTCGGGCGCGGACGTGGTGGGGTTGCAGGAGGTGGACGTCCACTGGATGGCCCGCAGCGACTGGCGCGACCAGGCGGCGGACCTGGCGGCCGCGGTCGGCATGCACGTCTACTTCGCGCCCATCTACGACCTGGACCCGGCCGAACCGGGCGCGCCGCGCCGGCAGTACGGCGTGGCGGTGCTCAGCCGTCACCCGATCGTGGCGGCGGAGAACCACTGGATCACCCGGCTGTCCACGCAGACGCCGAACCCGACGCCCGCACCCGCTCCGGGGTTCCCCGAGGTGGTGCTGAACGTGCGCGGCGAGCGCGTGCACGTCTACAACACGCACCTGGACTACCGCGCCGACCCGGCGGTGCGCCGGGCGCAGGTCGCCGACATGCTGGCCGTCCTCGCCGAGGACCGGGGCGCGCCGCGGGTGCTGCTCGGCGACTTCAACGCGCCACCGGACGCCCCCGAGCTCGCTCCGCTGTGGACGGAACTGCTCGACGCGTGGGCGTTGACGAACGGTTCGGCCCCCGGCCCGACCTACCCGGCGTCGGCGCCGGTCAAGCGGATCGACTACGTCGCCGCCGGCTACCCGGCCCGGGTGCGGGCGACGCGGGTGGTCACGACCGGTGCGTCGGACCACCTGCCGGTGCTGGCCGAACTGGTCGTCGCCCGCCGGCCGGGCTCCCCGTGGGACGGACCGCTGCCCGACCAACGCCTCCGCCACGGCACGGCACGGCAGGCCGGGCTGGCCGCCGAGCACGTCGACCGGCTCGTGCCCGACCTGGAAGCGGGCGTGCTGGCGTCACCGCAGGCGTTCCCGGGCGGTGTGGTGCTGGTCGCGCGCAACGGCGTCATCGCACGGCACGCGGCGGTCGGGGACGCCTTGCGCTACGGGCCGGACGGCGCGGAACTGCCGCCCGACCGCCGGATCCCGATGCGCGAGGACACCATCTTCGACGTGGCGTCGCTCTCGAAGCTGTTCACCACCGTCGTGGCCATGGCGCTGGTGGAGCGCGGCCTGATCGACCTGGACGCCCCCGCCGCCGGCTACCTGCCCGAGTTCGGCCGCAACGGCAAGCAGGACGTCACGCTCCGGCAGTTGCTGACCCACACCTCCGGGCTGCCGGCCGGGCTGGCGCTCGGCTCGTACCCGACGGTCGAGCAGCGGCTGGCCGCGGTCTACGCGGTGGCGCTCCGGTCGTCACCCGGGACGCGGTACGTCTACTCCGACCTCAGCCTCATCGTGGTCGGCAAGGTGCTGGAACGCGTCACGGGCCGGTCGTTGCCCGACCTCGTGGCCGCGGAGGTCACCGGGCCGCTCGGGCTGCGCGACACCGGGTACAACCCGCCGGCCGAGCTGCGGCCGCGGATCGCGCCGACCCAGTACGTCGGCGGCACCCGCGGCCTGATCTGGGGCCAGGTGCACGACTCGACCTCGTGGTACCTGGGCGGCACGGCCGGGCACGCCGGCGTGTTCTCCACCGCGCGCGACCTCGCCGTGTTCGCCCAGATGCTGCTCAACGGCGGCCGGTACGGCGATCGGCGCGTCCTGCGCGAGGACAGCGTCCGGGCGATGACGACGAACTGGAACACGGCCATCCCGGGCGCGGACCGCGGCCTCGGCCTGGACGTGAACAAGCCCGCGTTCATGGGCATGCTCACCACGCCCCACACCGTCGGGCACACCGGCTACACCGGGACGTCCCTGGTGGTCGAGCCGGGCAGCCGGTCGTTCGTGCTGCTGCTGACCAACCGGGTGCACCCGACCGCGGCCGGCCCGGCGACCAACCCCTACCGGCGGGCCGTGGCCGACGACCTGGCGCGGGCCGTCCTGGAACGCTGACCGCCGCGCCCAGGTCCCGCCGCGCTCAGGTCCCGCCGTCGAGGATGTCGTTGACGAACCGCTCGGCGAAGTCGCGGAGCTTGACGTTCTCGCGCTGGGACCGGTCCACGAGCATCGCGAACGCCTCGTCCGCGCTCACCCGGTGCACCGCCATGACCACGCCCTTCGCCTGGTCGATGACGGCGCGCGAGGTCAACGCGTGCCGGAGCTGGTCGACCTGCTCGCGAGCGCGCAGGTAGCGGCGGGCGTTGCGCAACGCACCCTCCGCGGCCGTGCAGTACAGCTCCAGCAGCGCCGCGTCGAGCGCCCGGAAGCCGTCCGGACGTCGGCTGTAGAGGTTGAGCGAGCCGGGCGTGTCCTCGTCGACGTACAGCGGCGCGGACAGGAACCCGGCGACGTCGAAGTCCCCGGTCCCCGCGGCGAAGTCGGGCCACCGGTCCGGCAGTTCGGCCACGACCGCGTGCACGACCTGCCCCGTCCGGGCGGCGTGCAAGCACGGCCCTTCACCCGTCCGGTACTGCACGAGGTCGATCTCCAGTGCCTCCCGCCGGGTCGCCGCGCCGGTCACCGGACCGGTCTCGGACACCAGCGTGACGCTGACCATGTCGGCGCCGGGCACGGCGTGCGCGGCTTGGTCGCAGATCCGGTCGAGGATGACCGCCAGGTCCTCCTCGCGGTCGAGGACCTCGGTCAACCCCGCCAACGCGCCGGTGACCACGTCCAGCCGCCGGACCAGCGTTCCGGCGACGCGGTCACCCGTCGCGACCCGCTGCCCGCCACCCATCACCCGCCTCCTCGTCCGTGCCGCCCACCGCCTGCCCCGGTGGACGCGTCGAGGCCGCCGCGCCCGTCCCGGTCGCGTGGCCGTGTGGAACAGGGTTGCCCGTCGGCCGCGAAACCACACCGCGACGGCCGACATCACACCGCGTGACCGCACCGCCGAACCACCGCGCGGGCACCGGAATACCACCTCCGGGTGAGTGCGAATCCCGCAACCGGCGGGTGGTTCCACCGTGCCGTCGCGGGTACTCGACCCTTACGTCAAGCAGTCGGCGACCCGCAGCCCGCGTCGGTCGGGACGGCCACCGGGCTTCGAACCCACTGGACTCCGCCATGGACAGCACACCCCGACCCGGGCACGGTGCGATCGTCACCTACCTCAACCCGGACGTGCACGACCCGGCCGCCTTCCTGTGCGGCATCGTCGTCGGCGCCCACGTGGTCGACCCGAAGACCGACCACGCGTGGGTCCCGGTCCTGCTGCCCGACGGCACGCTGTCGGTGCTGGACAGCAGGCACATCATCGAAGTGCGCGCGTCCGACGAACCGTGACGGGAAGCCGCGCGCTGCGCCGGCCGGACGTGCGCCGAAGCCCGACCCCCGGCACCTGAGCGGGAGGTCGGGCTTCGGCGGGTGATCGGCGCTACGCCGCGCAGAACTCGTTGCCCTCGGGATCCCGCATGATCCACCAGTGCCCGACCGGCCCCTGGTCGTGCTCGCGGACGCGGGTCGCGCCCAGGCCTTCCAGTCGGGCCACGAGTCCCTCCAGGCCGTCGGGCCCGCTGTGGATGTCGATGTGCAGGCGGTTCTTGCCGGACTTGGCCTCGGGCACGTCCTGGAACAGCACCCGCCGGCCACGCCCGACGCCGCTGACCGGGTCGAACGGGTCGTCCGGGTGGCGGATGCCGGCGTAACCGCGGAAGTTCTTGCGCCCGTTGTGCTCCACGACCGCTTCCCTGGGGAGGCGACCGGCGGCCAGCAACTGCTCGATGAGCGCGCTGGGGTCCTCCACCTCGTACTCCAGGGCGGCGGCCCAGAAGTCCGCGAGCGCGGGCGCGTTGTTGCTGTCGATGACCAACTTCCAGCTCATTGCCATGTAACCGGTTATATCGGTTACATGGCGTTCGGCGCAAGCGCGCCTGATCCGACCCCGCGGGGGCGCCGGCGCGTTGATGCCGGTCGCGGGCGAGGTGGGCAGCGCGGCGAGCCGCTTGCCGACCGGTCGCCGATAGGCTGCGCGGGCATGACCGCGGCACTGCTGATCGTCGACATGCAGGAGATGGTGGTCCCGCTCGTCTGGCGGGGCGAAGAGCTGGCCGACCGCATCGCCGCGTTGGCGCGCGAAGCCCGGCGGCACGGTGCGCCGGTGATCGCGTTGCGGCAGGTCGGGCCCGCCGGCACGGAGTTCGACCCGGAGCGGCCGGGAACGCGGATCAGCACCCGCCTCGGCCTCGATCCGACCGACCTGGTGGTGCCCAAGGCGGCGACCGACGCGTTCTACCGCACCGACCTCGCGGCGCTGCTCGCCGCACGGGACGTGGACACCGTCGTGCTGACCGGGCTGGCCACCGACTACTGCGTGGACGCGACCGCGCGGTCGGCGTTGAGCCACGGGCTGGACGTGGTGCTGG is a window from the Saccharothrix saharensis genome containing:
- a CDS encoding isochorismatase family cysteine hydrolase gives rise to the protein MTAALLIVDMQEMVVPLVWRGEELADRIAALAREARRHGAPVIALRQVGPAGTEFDPERPGTRISTRLGLDPTDLVVPKAATDAFYRTDLAALLAARDVDTVVLTGLATDYCVDATARSALSHGLDVVLVRDGHSPAADGDPVAGLTAEQVVERHNRLLSTAVHPGGTVRLVAAAEVVFGR
- a CDS encoding VOC family protein, whose product is MAMSWKLVIDSNNAPALADFWAAALEYEVEDPSALIEQLLAAGRLPREAVVEHNGRKNFRGYAGIRHPDDPFDPVSGVGRGRRVLFQDVPEAKSGKNRLHIDIHSGPDGLEGLVARLEGLGATRVREHDQGPVGHWWIMRDPEGNEFCAA
- a CDS encoding serine hydrolase yields the protein MRRLLTAVLCGLLVASPTAAAEPAAPTVPLAVMSYNIHTGIGVDGRLDLARVAADITASGADVVGLQEVDVHWMARSDWRDQAADLAAAVGMHVYFAPIYDLDPAEPGAPRRQYGVAVLSRHPIVAAENHWITRLSTQTPNPTPAPAPGFPEVVLNVRGERVHVYNTHLDYRADPAVRRAQVADMLAVLAEDRGAPRVLLGDFNAPPDAPELAPLWTELLDAWALTNGSAPGPTYPASAPVKRIDYVAAGYPARVRATRVVTTGASDHLPVLAELVVARRPGSPWDGPLPDQRLRHGTARQAGLAAEHVDRLVPDLEAGVLASPQAFPGGVVLVARNGVIARHAAVGDALRYGPDGAELPPDRRIPMREDTIFDVASLSKLFTTVVAMALVERGLIDLDAPAAGYLPEFGRNGKQDVTLRQLLTHTSGLPAGLALGSYPTVEQRLAAVYAVALRSSPGTRYVYSDLSLIVVGKVLERVTGRSLPDLVAAEVTGPLGLRDTGYNPPAELRPRIAPTQYVGGTRGLIWGQVHDSTSWYLGGTAGHAGVFSTARDLAVFAQMLLNGGRYGDRRVLREDSVRAMTTNWNTAIPGADRGLGLDVNKPAFMGMLTTPHTVGHTGYTGTSLVVEPGSRSFVLLLTNRVHPTAAGPATNPYRRAVADDLARAVLER
- a CDS encoding GAF and ANTAR domain-containing protein; this translates as MGGGQRVATGDRVAGTLVRRLDVVTGALAGLTEVLDREEDLAVILDRICDQAAHAVPGADMVSVTLVSETGPVTGAATRREALEIDLVQYRTGEGPCLHAARTGQVVHAVVAELPDRWPDFAAGTGDFDVAGFLSAPLYVDEDTPGSLNLYSRRPDGFRALDAALLELYCTAAEGALRNARRYLRAREQVDQLRHALTSRAVIDQAKGVVMAVHRVSADEAFAMLVDRSQRENVKLRDFAERFVNDILDGGT